In one Kitasatospora cineracea genomic region, the following are encoded:
- a CDS encoding COG4315 family predicted lipoprotein, with protein sequence MPRTRRAAAAPPSRTRRTAAALAALSLSALSAAGCASSPDLDAPPAAESSAAAVPVVDSGPPVSAFASTAGARVSLASAGSLGPILVDAQGRTLYLYGADTTVHASCLDECAKSWPPVTTPGFPLAGPGVDDGLLGAAALPDGTAQVLYKGHPLYRYTGDHGPGETAGHTVAGPGGTFYAVTSLGDPVGVDIATLRGAGGAVPSPGAGASASAGASAGAQPGAAASASAAPAAPGDPGAQAQAQAPAQTPAAQAPAQAPAQAPAVQPPVQPPADGADAGAAAGTDGSGGGGAPAGDDGSQEG encoded by the coding sequence ATGCCCCGCACCCGCCGTGCTGCCGCCGCCCCGCCGTCCCGCACCCGCCGAACCGCCGCCGCCCTGGCGGCGCTGTCGCTGTCCGCGCTCTCGGCCGCGGGCTGCGCGTCGTCGCCGGACCTGGACGCCCCGCCCGCCGCCGAGTCCTCGGCCGCCGCCGTCCCGGTCGTCGACTCCGGCCCGCCGGTGTCGGCGTTCGCCAGCACGGCGGGCGCCCGCGTCTCGCTGGCCAGCGCGGGCAGCCTGGGCCCGATCCTGGTGGACGCGCAGGGCCGCACCCTGTACCTGTACGGCGCGGACACCACGGTGCACGCGAGCTGCCTGGACGAGTGCGCGAAGTCCTGGCCGCCGGTGACCACTCCGGGCTTCCCGCTGGCCGGCCCGGGCGTGGACGACGGGCTGCTGGGCGCGGCGGCGCTGCCGGACGGGACCGCGCAGGTGCTGTACAAGGGCCACCCGCTGTACCGCTACACCGGCGACCACGGGCCGGGCGAGACCGCCGGGCACACCGTGGCGGGCCCCGGCGGCACCTTCTACGCGGTCACCTCGCTGGGCGACCCGGTCGGCGTCGACATCGCCACGCTGCGCGGCGCGGGCGGCGCGGTGCCGAGCCCGGGCGCCGGCGCGAGCGCGAGCGCGGGTGCCAGTGCCGGCGCCCAGCCGGGCGCGGCGGCGAGCGCGAGCGCGGCCCCGGCCGCCCCGGGCGATCCGGGCGCCCAGGCCCAAGCCCAGGCACCGGCGCAGACCCCCGCCGCCCAGGCCCCCGCCCAAGCCCCCGCGCAGGCCCCGGCCGTCCAGCCCCCCGTCCAGCCCCCCGCCGACGGCGCGGACGCGGGCGCGGCAGCGGGAACGGACGGCAGCGGCGGTGGCGGTGCCCCGGCCGGCGACGACGGTTCGCAGGAGGGCTGA
- a CDS encoding ATP-binding cassette domain-containing protein: MTTQPAGTGSAIRVQGLGKRFKDLVALDGVDFTVPPGTVFGLLGPNGAGKTTAIRILTTIIRPTAGRAEVLGTDVVAHPAAVRRLIGLAGQYAAVDPNLTARENLRLIGRLTQLPRRRRDPRAADLLARFDLTAAADRPVRTYSGGMRRRLDVAAALVPEPPVLFLDEPTTGLDPQSRTALWELIRELVAEGTTVLLTTQYLEEADRLAQRVAVLAEGRVVADDSPHALKARLGTTVLELGMGEDPRATRAAALLADRLRHAPERDGAVLRLPSADGSLLLMDVLHALEAERLAPRTIAVRESSLDDVYLALTGHRTAPPPAGPAAAASTAAETPAAEAPPAERPAPPSAGGGPSS, encoded by the coding sequence ATGACCACCCAGCCGGCCGGAACCGGCAGCGCGATCCGGGTCCAGGGGCTCGGCAAGCGCTTCAAGGACCTCGTCGCCCTGGACGGCGTCGACTTCACCGTCCCGCCCGGCACCGTGTTCGGCCTGCTCGGCCCGAACGGCGCGGGCAAGACCACCGCCATCCGGATCCTCACCACGATCATCCGGCCCACCGCGGGCCGCGCCGAGGTGCTCGGCACCGACGTGGTCGCGCACCCCGCCGCCGTCCGCCGGCTGATCGGGCTCGCCGGGCAGTACGCCGCCGTCGACCCCAACCTGACCGCCCGGGAGAACCTCCGGCTGATCGGCCGGCTCACCCAACTGCCCCGCCGCCGCCGCGACCCGCGCGCCGCCGACCTGCTGGCCCGCTTCGACCTGACGGCGGCCGCCGACCGGCCCGTGCGCACCTACTCCGGCGGCATGCGCCGCCGGCTCGACGTCGCCGCCGCGCTCGTCCCCGAACCGCCCGTGCTGTTCCTCGACGAACCCACCACCGGCCTCGACCCGCAGAGCCGCACCGCGCTGTGGGAACTGATCCGCGAACTCGTCGCCGAGGGAACCACCGTGCTGCTCACCACCCAGTACCTGGAGGAGGCCGACCGGCTCGCCCAGCGGGTCGCCGTCCTCGCCGAGGGACGGGTGGTCGCCGACGACAGCCCGCACGCCCTCAAGGCCCGCCTCGGCACCACCGTCCTCGAACTCGGCATGGGCGAGGACCCGCGCGCCACCCGCGCCGCCGCCCTGCTCGCCGACCGCCTCCGGCACGCCCCCGAACGCGACGGCGCGGTGCTGCGCCTGCCCAGCGCCGACGGCTCGCTGCTGCTGATGGACGTCCTGCACGCGCTCGAGGCGGAACGGCTCGCCCCGCGCACCATCGCCGTCCGCGAGTCCAGCCTCGACGACGTCTACCTCGCCCTCACCGGCCACCGCACCGCCCCGCCGCCCGCCGGGCCCGCCGCCGCTGCGTCGACCGCCGCCGAAACGCCCGCTGCCGAGGCACCCCCTGCCGAGCGGCCCGCCCCGCCGTCCGCCGGAGGAGGCCCGTCGTCATGA
- a CDS encoding NAD(P)/FAD-dependent oxidoreductase has protein sequence MIDLLVVGGGPAGLATAIHAARAGLSATVLEPRATPIDKACGEGLMPGAVRALERLGVEVEGRPFAGIRYLSADGARTAEARFRTGPGLGVRRTALHAALAARADHLGVHRLALRADGLRFGRHAVSVGELTARHLVAADGLHSPVRRALGLHRPAPGRLPARYGQRRHFAVRPWSDLVEVYWSRHAEAYVTPVADGTVGVAVLGSERIPFDRQLAAFPALLARLGDAPPAGPVRGAGPLRQRAAARVHGRVLLVGDAAGYLDALTGEGVALALASAEAAVRCLAAGRPASYERAWHRATRPYRLLTAALLAARHHPRLGPRIVPLAAALPPAFGAAVNLLAR, from the coding sequence GTGATCGACCTGCTGGTGGTCGGCGGCGGCCCGGCGGGGCTGGCCACCGCGATCCACGCCGCCCGCGCGGGCCTGTCCGCGACCGTGCTGGAGCCGCGGGCGACGCCGATCGACAAGGCGTGCGGCGAGGGCCTGATGCCGGGCGCGGTGCGGGCCCTGGAGCGGCTGGGCGTCGAGGTCGAGGGCCGCCCGTTCGCGGGCATCCGCTACCTGTCCGCGGACGGCGCCCGCACCGCCGAGGCCCGCTTCCGCACCGGCCCCGGCCTGGGCGTGCGCCGCACCGCCCTGCACGCCGCGCTCGCCGCCCGCGCCGACCACCTCGGCGTCCACCGCCTCGCGCTCCGGGCCGACGGCCTGCGGTTCGGCCGACACGCAGTCAGCGTCGGAGAGTTGACCGCCCGCCACCTGGTCGCGGCGGACGGCCTGCACTCCCCCGTCCGCCGCGCCCTCGGCCTGCACCGCCCCGCCCCCGGGCGGCTCCCGGCCCGGTACGGGCAGCGGCGGCACTTCGCGGTCCGGCCGTGGAGCGACCTGGTCGAGGTGTACTGGTCGCGGCACGCGGAGGCGTACGTGACGCCGGTCGCGGACGGGACGGTCGGGGTGGCCGTGCTGGGCAGCGAGCGGATCCCGTTCGACCGCCAACTCGCCGCCTTCCCCGCCCTGTTGGCGCGGCTCGGCGACGCTCCCCCGGCCGGCCCGGTGCGCGGCGCGGGCCCGCTGCGGCAGCGGGCCGCGGCCAGGGTGCACGGCCGGGTGCTGCTGGTCGGCGACGCGGCCGGCTACCTGGACGCCCTCACCGGCGAGGGCGTCGCGCTGGCCCTGGCCTCCGCCGAGGCCGCCGTCCGCTGCCTGGCCGCCGGCCGCCCCGCCTCCTACGAGCGGGCCTGGCACCGCGCCACCCGCCCCTACCGCCTGCTCACCGCCGCCCTGCTGGCCGCCCGCCACCACCCCCGGCTCGGCCCGCGGATCGTCCCGCTGGCCGCCGCCCTCCCCCCGGCCTTCGGCGCCGCCGTCAACCTGCTGGCCCGCTGA
- a CDS encoding ABC transporter permease, translated as MTVAVPLHPPLADRLLAPVRDGLAVAGRNLIALRRVPRLLIFSTVQPIVFVLMFRYVFGGVVGAVLHGVSYVDYLMPGVFVQVVTFGAVNTAIGLAGDLQTGLMERFRSLPMARSAVLSGRTTADLARNVFVVALMTGVGFLVGFRIHNGVWAFLGGALLVLAFGLAMSWVFAVVGLAVGDPETATAAAFPVLAPLVFASSAFVPTATMPGWLQVFANHQPVTITAGAVRALMIGGPVGTQVWQALAWDAGIIAAFAPLGVWLYRRAV; from the coding sequence ATGACCGTCGCCGTCCCCCTGCACCCGCCGCTCGCCGACCGCCTGCTCGCCCCGGTCCGGGACGGGCTGGCCGTCGCCGGGCGCAACCTGATCGCGCTGCGCCGGGTGCCGCGGCTGCTGATCTTCTCCACCGTGCAGCCGATCGTCTTCGTGCTGATGTTCCGCTACGTCTTCGGCGGGGTGGTCGGCGCGGTCCTGCACGGCGTCTCGTACGTCGACTACCTGATGCCCGGCGTGTTCGTGCAGGTCGTCACGTTCGGCGCGGTCAACACCGCGATCGGCCTGGCCGGCGACCTGCAGACCGGGCTGATGGAGCGCTTCCGCTCGCTGCCGATGGCCCGCTCCGCGGTGCTCTCCGGGCGGACCACCGCCGACCTGGCCCGGAACGTGTTCGTGGTCGCGCTGATGACCGGCGTCGGCTTCCTGGTCGGCTTCCGGATCCACAACGGCGTCTGGGCGTTCCTCGGCGGCGCGCTGCTGGTGCTGGCCTTCGGGCTCGCCATGTCCTGGGTCTTCGCCGTGGTCGGCCTGGCCGTCGGCGACCCGGAGACCGCGACCGCCGCCGCCTTCCCCGTCCTCGCGCCGCTGGTCTTCGCCTCCTCGGCGTTCGTCCCGACCGCGACCATGCCCGGCTGGCTCCAGGTCTTCGCCAACCACCAGCCCGTCACCATCACCGCCGGAGCCGTCCGCGCCCTGATGATCGGCGGCCCGGTCGGCACCCAGGTCTGGCAGGCCCTGGCCTGGGACGCCGGCATCATCGCCGCGTTCGCCCCGCTCGGCGTCTGGCTCTACCGCCGCGCCGTCTAG
- a CDS encoding NADPH:quinone oxidoreductase family protein → MRAWQITELGAPLDVMKLVEDADRPVPGPGQLLVRVRAAAVNFPDALMAAGQYQVRPPLPFTPGVELCGEVAEGPRTGERLIGTAELPAGAFAEYALMDAAGALPAPGHLDDAEAAAFHLAYQTAWFALHRRARLAPGETLLVHAGAGGVGSAAVQLGKAAGAFVIAVVGGPEKARVAAGLGADLVVDRHAEDFAAAVRAATGGRGADVVFDPVGGPAFTGSTKCVAFEGRIVLVGFASGQIPAPPLGHALVKNYSLLGLHWGLYTTRDPAAVRACHAALTALAPRPLVSARLPLESAATAVHDLAAGTTTGRLTLLP, encoded by the coding sequence ATGAGAGCCTGGCAGATCACCGAACTCGGCGCGCCGCTGGACGTGATGAAACTGGTCGAGGACGCCGACCGCCCGGTCCCCGGACCGGGACAGCTCCTGGTCCGGGTCCGGGCCGCGGCCGTCAACTTCCCCGACGCGCTGATGGCCGCCGGGCAGTACCAGGTCCGCCCGCCGCTGCCGTTCACCCCCGGCGTGGAACTCTGCGGCGAGGTCGCCGAGGGCCCGCGCACCGGCGAACGCCTGATCGGCACCGCCGAACTGCCCGCCGGGGCGTTCGCCGAGTACGCCCTGATGGACGCGGCCGGCGCACTGCCCGCCCCCGGCCACCTGGACGACGCCGAGGCCGCCGCGTTCCACCTCGCCTACCAGACCGCCTGGTTCGCGCTGCACCGCCGGGCCCGGCTGGCCCCCGGCGAGACCCTGCTGGTGCACGCCGGGGCCGGCGGCGTCGGCAGCGCCGCCGTCCAACTCGGCAAGGCCGCCGGGGCGTTCGTCATCGCGGTGGTCGGCGGCCCGGAGAAGGCCCGGGTCGCGGCCGGCCTGGGCGCCGACCTGGTCGTCGACCGGCACGCCGAGGACTTCGCCGCCGCCGTCCGGGCCGCCACCGGCGGCCGCGGCGCCGACGTGGTCTTCGACCCGGTCGGCGGCCCGGCCTTCACCGGCTCCACCAAGTGCGTGGCCTTCGAGGGCCGGATCGTGCTGGTCGGCTTCGCCTCCGGGCAGATCCCGGCCCCGCCGCTCGGCCACGCCCTGGTCAAGAACTACTCGCTGCTCGGCCTGCACTGGGGCCTGTACACCACCCGCGACCCGGCCGCCGTCCGGGCCTGCCACGCCGCGCTCACCGCCCTCGCCCCGCGCCCGCTGGTCTCCGCCCGCCTCCCGCTGGAGTCCGCGGCCACCGCCGTCCACGACCTCGCCGCCGGCACCACCACCGGCCGCCTCACCCTGCTGCCCTGA
- a CDS encoding cytochrome P450, whose protein sequence is MRTDRPVTAPGGVPLLGHLPALLSRPLAFLDTLPGCGDPVRVRVGPREMYVVSAPELVQQVLADRAGYDRTGPLYAKIRAFLGNGLASCPRADHRRLRRIVQPAFQHALLPHYAAAMTDEAAALTAGWRAGQVVDVTHEAFRLTTAVAVRTLFSAGLEPRAAEALRGALDVLLRGIYRRVVLPAADLLPTPARRTYRRALATWHAGVAAIIADYRARGIDRGDVLSLLLAARDEDGRPLGERELADQVATLVLAGAETTSSALAWSLRLVAEHPDVERALHAEVDAGPAGAPARWQDLPQLPYTARVISETLRLYPPAWAISRTTTRPTELAGVRLPAGALVVCCLYLLQRRPELFPDPERFDPDRFAGEPPRGAYLPFGSGATRCLGDRFGLTEAALALATVAGRWRLRPAGAGPVRPVPRLVLSPGPQPMLLSERVSGPAG, encoded by the coding sequence GTGCGCACCGACCGACCCGTCACCGCCCCCGGCGGGGTGCCGCTGCTGGGGCACCTGCCCGCGCTGCTCTCGCGGCCGCTGGCCTTCCTCGACACGCTGCCCGGCTGCGGCGACCCGGTCCGGGTGCGGGTCGGACCGCGCGAGATGTACGTGGTCAGCGCCCCGGAACTGGTGCAGCAGGTGCTGGCCGACCGGGCGGGGTACGACCGGACGGGGCCGCTGTACGCGAAGATCCGGGCGTTCCTCGGCAACGGGCTGGCCTCCTGCCCGCGCGCCGACCACCGCAGGCTGCGCCGGATCGTGCAGCCCGCCTTCCAGCACGCGCTGCTGCCGCACTACGCGGCGGCGATGACGGACGAGGCCGCGGCGCTCACCGCGGGGTGGCGGGCCGGGCAGGTCGTCGACGTCACCCACGAGGCGTTCCGGCTCACCACCGCGGTGGCCGTGCGCACCCTGTTCTCGGCCGGGCTGGAGCCGAGGGCCGCGGAGGCCCTGCGCGGGGCGCTGGACGTGCTGCTGCGCGGGATCTACCGGCGGGTGGTGCTGCCCGCGGCCGACCTGCTGCCCACCCCGGCGCGGCGCACCTACCGGCGGGCGCTGGCCACCTGGCACGCCGGGGTGGCGGCGATCATCGCCGACTACCGGGCCCGCGGGATCGACCGCGGCGACGTGCTCTCGCTGCTGCTGGCCGCCCGCGACGAGGACGGCCGGCCGCTCGGGGAGCGCGAACTCGCCGACCAGGTCGCCACCCTGGTGCTGGCCGGGGCCGAGACCACCTCCTCCGCGCTGGCCTGGTCGCTCCGGCTGGTGGCCGAACACCCGGACGTGGAACGGGCGTTGCACGCCGAGGTCGACGCCGGACCGGCCGGGGCGCCGGCCCGCTGGCAGGACCTCCCGCAACTCCCGTACACCGCACGGGTGATCAGTGAGACCCTGCGGCTCTACCCGCCCGCCTGGGCGATCAGCCGCACCACCACCCGGCCCACCGAACTCGCCGGGGTCCGGCTGCCCGCCGGGGCCCTGGTGGTCTGCTGCCTGTACCTGCTGCAGCGCCGGCCCGAGCTCTTCCCGGACCCGGAGCGGTTCGACCCGGACCGGTTCGCGGGCGAGCCGCCCCGGGGCGCGTACCTGCCGTTCGGCTCCGGGGCGACGCGCTGCCTGGGCGACCGGTTCGGACTGACCGAGGCGGCGCTGGCGCTGGCCACCGTCGCGGGCCGGTGGCGGCTGCGCCCCGCGGGGGCGGGCCCGGTGCGGCCGGTGCCCCGGCTGGTGCTGTCGCCCGGGCCGCAGCCGATGCTGCTGTCCGAGCGGGTCAGCGGGCCAGCAGGTTGA
- a CDS encoding phosphotransferase family protein produces the protein MTTAAPPGLDLERLRAHLDTALPAPVAGPLTARMFEGGRSNLTYLVEDGASRWVLRRPPLGHVLATAHDMGREYRVLGALAGTAVPVPRPVLLVEDTAVIGAPFYLMEYVPGTAHRDAGALAALGEERVHALGVRLVETLVALHALDPDAVGLAGFGRPEGFLERQLRRWGKQLDASRSREVPGVDELHRRLADALPVSPAATLVHGDYRLDNVLVDDRDRITAVLDWEMSTVGDPLTDLGLLVMYTELACRFDGLLPGAALAPGFPGTAELVRRYADASGRDVSGLGWYVAFASFKLAVVLEGIHYRYTRGGTVGAGFDRVGELVPLFVEFGLESLEG, from the coding sequence ATGACCACCGCTGCTCCGCCCGGCCTGGACCTGGAGAGGCTGCGCGCCCACCTGGACACCGCCCTGCCGGCGCCCGTCGCGGGGCCGCTCACCGCGCGGATGTTCGAGGGCGGCCGCTCCAACCTGACCTACCTGGTCGAGGACGGCGCCTCCCGCTGGGTGCTGCGCCGCCCGCCGCTCGGGCACGTGCTGGCCACCGCGCACGACATGGGCCGCGAGTACCGGGTGCTGGGCGCGCTGGCCGGGACGGCCGTGCCGGTGCCCCGGCCGGTGCTGCTGGTCGAGGACACCGCGGTGATCGGCGCGCCGTTCTACCTGATGGAGTACGTGCCGGGCACCGCGCACCGGGACGCCGGGGCGCTGGCCGCGCTCGGCGAGGAGCGGGTGCACGCGCTGGGGGTGCGTCTGGTGGAGACCCTGGTCGCCCTGCACGCACTGGACCCGGACGCGGTGGGCCTGGCCGGCTTCGGCCGCCCCGAGGGCTTCCTGGAGCGCCAACTGCGGCGCTGGGGCAAGCAGTTGGACGCCTCCCGGAGCCGCGAGGTACCGGGCGTGGACGAGCTCCACCGCCGCCTCGCCGACGCCCTGCCCGTCTCGCCCGCCGCCACCCTGGTGCACGGCGACTACCGGCTCGACAACGTCCTGGTGGACGACCGGGACCGGATCACCGCCGTCCTGGACTGGGAGATGTCCACCGTCGGCGACCCGCTCACCGACCTGGGCCTGCTGGTGATGTACACCGAACTGGCCTGCCGCTTCGACGGGTTGCTGCCCGGCGCGGCCCTCGCGCCCGGCTTCCCCGGCACCGCCGAACTGGTCCGCCGCTACGCGGACGCCTCCGGCCGGGACGTCTCCGGGCTCGGCTGGTACGTCGCCTTCGCCTCCTTCAAGCTGGCGGTCGTCCTGGAGGGCATCCACTACCGCTACACCCGGGGCGGCACCGTCGGCGCGGGCTTCGACCGGGTCGGTGAACTGGTGCCGCTGTTCGTGGAGTTCGGGCTCGAATCGCTGGAGGGCTGA
- a CDS encoding catalase → MSQHVPFTTNNAGVPVESDEHSLTAGPVGPVLLHDHYLIEKMAQFNRERVPERVVHAKGSGAYGSFEVTQDVSRFTVADLFQPGKRCEMLARFSTVAGEMGSPDTWRDPRGFALKFYTEQGNYDLVGNNTPVFFVRDPIKFQDFIRSQKRRPDNGLRDHDMQWDFWTLSPESAHQVTWLMGDRGIPRTWRHMDGFSSHTYQWVNADGERFWVKYRFKTDQGIEFLPQAEADRLAGADGDYHRRDLFEAIERGEHPSWTLHVQVMPFDEAWDYRFNPFDLTKVWPHGDYPLIEVGRFTLNRNPEDHFVHIEQAAFEPSNLVPGIGVSPDKMLLGRIFSYPDTHRYRIGPNYAQLPPNRAHVPVHSYGKDGPMRFDSARTARPYAPNSYGGPAADPSLWGGEIGWEVAGRMVREAYPLHREDDDWGQAGTLVREVLDDAARGRLVANIAGHLQDGVSAPVLERALQYWRNVDRDLGDRVAAAVAR, encoded by the coding sequence ATGTCGCAGCACGTTCCCTTCACCACGAACAACGCGGGTGTCCCGGTCGAGAGCGACGAGCACTCGCTGACGGCGGGCCCGGTCGGCCCGGTCCTGCTGCACGACCACTACCTGATCGAGAAGATGGCCCAGTTCAACCGGGAGCGGGTGCCGGAGCGGGTCGTGCACGCCAAGGGCAGCGGCGCGTACGGTTCCTTCGAAGTGACGCAGGACGTCAGCCGGTTCACCGTGGCGGACCTGTTCCAGCCGGGCAAGCGGTGCGAGATGCTGGCCCGGTTCTCCACCGTGGCGGGCGAGATGGGGTCGCCGGACACCTGGCGCGACCCGCGCGGCTTCGCGCTGAAGTTCTACACCGAGCAGGGCAACTACGACCTGGTCGGCAACAACACGCCGGTGTTCTTCGTCCGCGACCCGATCAAGTTCCAGGACTTCATCCGCTCGCAGAAGCGGCGTCCGGACAACGGGCTGCGCGACCACGACATGCAGTGGGACTTCTGGACGCTCTCCCCGGAGTCGGCGCACCAGGTGACCTGGCTGATGGGCGACCGGGGCATCCCGCGGACCTGGCGGCACATGGACGGCTTCTCCTCGCACACCTACCAGTGGGTGAACGCGGACGGGGAGCGGTTCTGGGTGAAGTACCGCTTCAAGACGGACCAGGGCATCGAGTTCCTCCCCCAGGCGGAGGCGGACCGGCTGGCGGGCGCGGACGGCGACTACCACCGGCGCGACCTGTTCGAGGCGATCGAGCGCGGCGAGCACCCGTCCTGGACGCTGCACGTGCAGGTGATGCCGTTCGACGAGGCGTGGGACTACCGGTTCAACCCGTTCGACCTGACGAAGGTGTGGCCGCACGGCGACTACCCGCTGATCGAGGTCGGCCGGTTCACCCTGAACCGCAACCCGGAGGACCACTTCGTCCACATCGAGCAGGCCGCGTTCGAGCCGTCCAACCTGGTGCCGGGCATCGGGGTGTCGCCGGACAAGATGCTGCTGGGGCGGATCTTCTCCTACCCGGACACCCACCGGTACCGGATCGGGCCGAACTACGCGCAGCTGCCGCCGAACCGGGCGCACGTGCCGGTGCACTCGTACGGCAAGGACGGGCCGATGCGGTTCGACTCGGCGCGCACCGCCCGGCCGTACGCGCCGAACTCGTACGGCGGGCCGGCCGCCGACCCGTCGCTGTGGGGCGGGGAGATCGGGTGGGAGGTGGCGGGGCGGATGGTGCGCGAGGCGTACCCGCTGCACCGGGAGGACGACGACTGGGGGCAGGCCGGGACGCTGGTGCGGGAGGTGCTGGACGACGCGGCGCGCGGCCGGCTGGTGGCGAACATCGCCGGGCACCTGCAGGACGGGGTCTCCGCGCCGGTGCTGGAGCGGGCCCTGCAGTACTGGCGCAACGTGGACCGGGACCTCGGCGACCGGGTCGCCGCCGCCGTGGCCCGCTGA
- a CDS encoding acyl-CoA dehydrogenase family protein, with translation MDFEYDARTTELLGELGAFMDEFVYPAEPVLAAQLADPARAPWSVPPVVGELRAAAKARGLWNLFFVDNHGLPGEPGAGLTNLQYAPLAELTGRSVLLAPPALNCAAPDTGNMELLAQFGSPEQRERWLRPLLDGTIRSAFAMTEPEVASSDATNITTRIERDGDEYVVNGRKWYITGAMNPDCGVFIVMGKTDPAAEPHRQQSMVLVPRDTPGVQVLRGMRVFGYPDEDHGGHAEILFEDVRVPAANLIGEEGGGFAIAQARLGPGRIHHCMRALGIAERALELTCRRVNSRVAFGRPLADQGVVQDWIAEARVRIEQARLLVLKTAWLMDTVGNRGAHTEIQAIKIVVPSAVEWILDKAVQAHGAAGVSQDTPLAQLWAGNRTLRLADGPDEVHKRSLARRELRKHR, from the coding sequence ATGGACTTCGAGTACGACGCCAGGACGACCGAACTGCTCGGCGAACTCGGCGCCTTCATGGACGAGTTCGTCTACCCCGCCGAACCGGTGCTGGCCGCCCAGCTCGCCGACCCGGCCCGCGCGCCGTGGTCGGTTCCGCCGGTGGTCGGCGAGTTGCGGGCCGCCGCGAAGGCCCGCGGCCTGTGGAACCTGTTCTTCGTGGACAACCACGGCCTTCCGGGGGAGCCCGGGGCCGGGCTGACCAACCTGCAGTACGCGCCGCTGGCCGAACTCACCGGCCGTTCCGTCCTGTTGGCCCCGCCCGCGCTCAACTGCGCGGCCCCCGACACCGGCAACATGGAACTGCTCGCCCAGTTCGGCTCCCCCGAGCAGCGCGAGCGCTGGCTGCGGCCGCTGCTGGACGGCACGATCCGCTCCGCCTTCGCCATGACCGAGCCCGAGGTGGCCTCCTCCGACGCCACCAACATCACCACCCGGATCGAGCGCGACGGCGACGAGTACGTGGTCAACGGCCGCAAGTGGTACATCACCGGGGCGATGAACCCGGACTGCGGGGTCTTCATCGTGATGGGCAAGACCGACCCGGCCGCCGAGCCCCACCGCCAGCAGTCGATGGTCCTGGTCCCGCGCGACACCCCGGGCGTGCAGGTCCTGCGCGGCATGCGGGTGTTCGGCTACCCGGACGAGGACCACGGCGGCCACGCCGAGATCCTGTTCGAGGACGTCCGGGTCCCGGCCGCGAACCTGATCGGCGAGGAGGGCGGCGGCTTCGCCATCGCCCAGGCCCGGCTCGGGCCCGGCCGGATCCACCACTGCATGCGCGCCCTCGGCATCGCCGAGCGCGCCCTGGAACTGACCTGCCGCCGGGTCAACTCCCGGGTGGCGTTCGGCCGTCCGCTCGCCGACCAGGGCGTCGTCCAGGACTGGATCGCCGAGGCGCGGGTCCGGATCGAGCAGGCCCGGCTGCTGGTGCTGAAGACCGCCTGGCTGATGGACACGGTCGGCAACCGGGGCGCCCACACCGAGATCCAGGCGATCAAGATCGTCGTGCCGTCCGCCGTCGAGTGGATCCTCGACAAGGCCGTCCAGGCCCACGGCGCGGCCGGCGTCAGCCAGGACACCCCGCTGGCCCAGCTCTGGGCCGGCAACCGCACCCTGCGCCTGGCCGACGGGCCCGACGAGGTCCACAAGCGCTCGCTGGCCCGGCGCGAACTGCGCAAGCACCGCTGA
- a CDS encoding DUF6529 family protein — MAGRHRPDRGGSAVLPVLALVAPLAVSLGLLWFGRAHVPDPGRSLFGASGEDALRLKSWLGTALLGLALVQVLLALGMYRRGPAARPVRRAHRVGGWLAFALSLPIAQHCLLAYGVQFTDVRVGVHSAAGCFLYGAFAAKVLLVRRGGLPGWALPVAGGALFCAVGVLWWAAALWFLNGYSTPWF; from the coding sequence GTGGCGGGTCGTCACCGTCCGGACCGGGGTGGGTCGGCCGTGCTGCCGGTGCTGGCGCTGGTCGCGCCGCTGGCGGTCTCGCTGGGGTTGCTGTGGTTCGGGCGGGCGCACGTACCGGATCCGGGGCGGAGCCTGTTCGGGGCGTCCGGCGAGGACGCGCTGCGGTTGAAGTCGTGGCTGGGCACGGCGCTGCTCGGGCTGGCGCTGGTGCAGGTGCTGCTGGCGCTGGGGATGTACCGGCGGGGCCCGGCGGCGCGTCCGGTCCGGCGGGCGCACCGGGTGGGCGGCTGGCTGGCGTTCGCGCTGTCGCTGCCGATCGCCCAGCACTGCCTGCTGGCGTACGGGGTGCAGTTCACGGACGTCCGGGTGGGCGTGCACTCGGCGGCGGGGTGCTTCCTGTACGGGGCGTTCGCGGCGAAGGTGCTGCTGGTGCGGCGCGGCGGGCTGCCCGGGTGGGCGCTGCCGGTGGCAGGCGGGGCGCTGTTCTGCGCGGTGGGGGTGCTGTGGTGGGCGGCGGCGCTGTGGTTCCTGAACGGGTACTCCACGCCGTGGTTCTGA